In one Capricornis sumatraensis isolate serow.1 chromosome 1, serow.2, whole genome shotgun sequence genomic region, the following are encoded:
- the LOC138092884 gene encoding keratin-associated protein 6-2-like, producing the protein MCCNYYGNSCGYGCGNGYSCGFSPYYGCGYGSRYGCGYGSGYGCGYGSGYGCGYGTGYGCGFRPFYGCGYGTRYGCGYGSGYSSYWPVCYRRCYSCC; encoded by the coding sequence ATGTGTTGTAACTACTATGGCAACTCCTGTGGCTATGGCTGTGGAAACGGCTATAGCTGTGGGTTCAGCCCCTATTATGGCTGTGGATATGGAAGTAGATACGGCTGTGGATATGGCTCAGGATACGGCTGTGGATACGGGTCAGGATACGGCTGTGGATATGGGACAGGATACGGCTGTGGATTTAGGCCCTTTTATGGCTGCGGTTATGGAACCAGATATGGCTGTGGATATGGCTCTGGCTATAGCAGCTACTGGCCAGTTTGCTACAGGAGATGTTATTCTTGCTGCTAG
- the LOC138075743 gene encoding keratin-associated protein 21-1-like, producing the protein MCSNYYGNSYGYGCGLSPFYSCGYGTRYGCGYGAGCGYGSGYGCGFSPYYGCGYRSHYGCGYGTRYGCGCGSCCGCGYGSGYDSYRPVCYRRCYFSCC; encoded by the coding sequence ATGTGTAGTAACTACTACGGCAACTCCTATGGCTATGGCTGTGGATTGAGCCCTTTTTATAGCTGTGGTTATGGAACCAGATATGGCTGTGGATATGGGGCTGGCTGTGGATATGGTTCAGGATATGGCTGTGGATTTAGCCCCTATTATGGCTGTGGATACAGGTCCCATTATGGCTGTGGTTATGGAACCAGATATGGCTGTGGATGTGGATCCTGCTGTGGCTGTGGATATGGCTCTGGCTATGACAGTTACAGGCCAGTCTGCTACAGGAGATGTTATTTTTCTTGCTGCTAG
- the LOC138075752 gene encoding keratin-associated protein 21-1-like — MCCNYYGNSCGYGCGNSYSCGFSPYYSCGYGTRYGCGYGSGYGCGYGSGYGCGYGTGYGCGFGPYYGCGYGTSYSCGFSPYYGCGYGTGYGYGSGYGCGFSPYYGCGYGSHYGCGYGTRYGCGYGSRYCSYRPVCYRYSSCC, encoded by the exons ATGTGTTGTAACTACTACGGCAACTCCTGTGGCTATGGCTGTGGAAACAGCTATAGCTGTGGGTTCAGCCCCTATTATAGCTGTGGTTATGGAACCAGATATGGCTGTGGATATGGTTCAGGATACGGCTGTGGATATGGTTCAGGATACGGCTGTGGATATGGGACAGGATATGGCTGTGGATTTGGCCCCTATTATGGCTGTGGCTATGGAACCAG CTATAGCTGTGGATTCAGCCCCTATTATGGCTGTGGTTATGGGACTGGCTATGGATATGGCTCAGGATATGGCTGTGGATTCAGCCCCTATTATGGCTGTGGCTACGGCTCCCATTATGGCTGTGGTTATGGGACAAGATATGGCTGCGGATATGGCTCCAGATACTGCAGTTACCGGCCAGTCTGCTACAGATATTCTTCTTGCTGCTAG